The DNA segment ATTTCCCTGCTTTGATAAAATAAAAAAGAATAAAAGCCCTGTGCATTTCTGCATTCTATTTCTGCTGCACTACAGCTCGTGTGACATCTTGTGACTTGCTGACTCTGCAACAAAAAAGGGACCCATGGTGGGAACAATTTAAGTGTTCCCCCCTATTACGTATGCTTTGTGTCACCGGTGCTGTGTCGTATTCCCTTTGACGATATTCCTTGGGTGTATCGAATACTTCATTTTCACTTTGACTGTACTTCCGAGATACTTTACTAGCAGCACACAAATAACTACCCAGTAGCAGCTGCAAGCGAGAACCACTTCGCATCGAATACTCCAACCGCCACCAGCGACTGCGGCCACTCTACTTCCCACATTCCGCAATAGTAACCTTCGGCCGTACCGCCAGATCACCACGACGCCTCTGAGAGGACCATTGAACCTTTTTGACAAACTCACTCTATCAACCTACCAACATAATGGCTGAGGAAGCTCCTGTCAAGGCCGTTCAGGTCAAGCTTGTTTTGCTCGGTGAGTCGTCCTTCTTTCAGTGTATCGTGCGGTAGACAATGAATGGTTTGGACGGAACAAGGGAGCGGAGGAGTTACACAGAATATCGCCTCTCTTTGCACCTCCGGGGACCTAGCTTCATCTTTACATTCTATAAAGGCGTTTGCTAATGTTATgtcttcatctctttctGCCATCGCTTTGCCACCCAACATCCACGTCATTCCCTGACTGCATCGCATCTCGACCCATCGTTGCTATCGCCGCATCCTCAACAATCCCAATCACATCGATATTGCATTGAATCTCGATGATATGTGGGGTTTGATAACATAGGCGAGGCTGCCGTTGGAAAATCATCTCTTGTTCTCCGATTTACGTCTGGTGACTTTGATGAGAATACGTCGCCTACCATCGGTGCGGCATTCTTGACACAAAGTGAGCTTGGAAACGGAATGTCTACCGAGATGAAGTCAGCTAACTGACGAGAGTAGAGTGCCGATTGGAGAACAGGATCGTCAAGTTTGAGATATGGTAGGTATTCGATGAACTGAGACTTGAAGTGAAGCTGACATCTTATGTAGGGACACTGCCGGTCAAGGTCAGCCACCAGCGCCAAACTGAAAGTTGAAGACACTGCTAATTGAACCTGTAACAGAGCGATTCCACTCCCTTGCGCCCATGTACTACCGTAATGCTCAGGCGGCCGTTGTTGTTTACGATATTACTAAGGCTGTATGTTCTACTTGATCTAAACCTGTGTCAGCTCTGACAGTGATATCCTCCTAGGCTTCTCTCGAAAAAGCCAAAGCTTGGGTCAAGGAACTCCAACGTCAAGCAAATGCCAACATTGTTATTGCCCTCGTCGGTAATAAACTCGATCTCGTCTCTGCCACTCCTTCTACTTCTGTATCCTCATCTTCCGAAACCCCTGCCGAAGGTGAGGCCGAGGCCGACGCTGAAgcagaggatgaggaaCCATCCCCTGCAGCTGCCGCcgacgatgaagatgtAAGGCAAGTTCCCACCGCGGAGGCTGAGGCATACGCCAAGGAGGCTGGTTTGTTGTTCTTCGAGGCGAGTGCCAAGGCCGGCACCAATGTCAATGAGTTGTTCACTGAAATCGGTGTGTATTTCTATTTCTgattaaaaaaaaaaaactgGAAGTTTCAACTCATATGGCAACTTAATCACAGCCAAGACAATTCCTTTCGATACTATTACTGCGAAACCCGCTGGCGGGGCCCAACAGAACAGACGAGACGCGGCACAAGATGGCAACAGAGTAAACTTGGGAGAGGGACAGCAAGCCAAGAGGGGAGGCTGCTGTTAAACGTGTTCAGAAGCCTACGTGcttgagaaggaagggaaaCGTGGAGCAGTGTGCTCTGAGCGACCGAGATGGATCTGACTGGTTTTGGTTTCTTTACTCGTTATAGCTTTTCGCCCCCCTTGTTTACAACTCTTTATCGTGATCCCTGTGTATGTTTTTGAGTTTTTGAGGATACGTATGTTATGGACTTGGACGCATAATAAATCCGTTATGACCCAGAAAAGGACGATATGTGGGTAAGGATCGATTAATCATCTGACCTGGCTTGTTGTTGGGCTCTCCGAACGTGCGCGTCACGTTGATTCGACTTGCGTTTCTCGGCGTTGCTTCGTCATTCTAcattttcctttttcatcatcatctttccGATTCTgcacctcttcctccacctAACTTTTATTGATACCGTCAAGAAGCATATCTGATCTCACTCGGACTCGGAAAGGAAATTCCCAATGCTTGAACTGCAGGTCTGGCACCGAAACCCGAAAAGCTCACAGAGCTACGAAAGCAAATGCGAATGCCGAGGCAACTCATGAAGCACGTTCATGATGTTAATATCCCAGCTTTCAACCCAATAGTCGGCCCGATAGGATCGGGGGTGACAAACTCATGAGACAAACTGATGAACCGTGGAATTATCATATCTGATCCCTACAGTTCTCGTTTAGGGGTTGTTTCGGGCATGATATAAGAAGAGAGGGGCGAAGGAATGCTAGGATCACCCGTCAATGTCCACATCTGACAACCAAAAACAAAACATGGCAACAGATTTCAAGACCTTGTTTAACCTCGTGATCGTGCTTGGGCTCGGGGTAGGAGTGAACGGCCTGATACACTATCCTCCAGGTAAAGTTTCGATTAGTCGATCAATCTTGCTTGAGGAGGATAACTGACATCCTCTGGCCTGTGGTAGCAAAAACGTCGAATACCCAGCTCGATCAAGTTTTGAACGGTAGCGGTGCGCCCGGGATATACAGTACCTCTACCACGCCAGATTCAAGGTATGGAGAGTACAATTGTCAGTACAGCACCTTTTCGGATCCTTGCATCTCCACATGGGCATTTTTCCAATAGCTGATGTCTCTTTTGAGCAGGGTGTTCTGTAAgcctttttttttgctgctgctgaaTGACTGCTTCCCATGAGACATAGGTATAACTGATGACATGATTGTCCAGATGCCGCATGTGAGAAAGCAAGAGTACAAAGTACCTTCCAAAGAGTATGAACTTGAGTACGTCGAAGTTATCCAGCGTCATCACAAGGTAAAATGGTTCTCGCCCTTTTTGCACTGGGTTCGATTTCTGGTCTGATATATGGGGATAGAGAACGCCTTATGCTTCAAACACCTTTTTCAAAGAAGATATCTCTGTAAGTTTTGAGACATGTACTCTTGAGAAGGCTTAATTCTAACACAGCACTTGATCTCAGTGGGACTGCTCCGATGAAGGTAATGGCCCTGACTAGTCAGACGAAGAAGAACCTGAGCTGAGACGAATCCTTTCCAAGGACCTTATCACTATGCAAAAGACGGCAATGGTCTGAATACCGCCCCAGTTTACTGGCAGGCCCAAGTACGAaccctttttcttttcccccccccctttgtttccatctcttttttgaGGCTGATGTTTTCGATCTGACCTGTAGACGAACACAGAAAACCCATTCGAATACACTGTCGGCCCAGGTTTCGTAAACTCTACTTGCCAATTCCCATCCATCACTTCTCAAGGTCTTGATGATGCTTATATCCACGGGAAAGATCTTCGTGGTGTCTATCATGACAAGCTCAAGTTTTTACCCAACAAGGGGGAAAAGGACAAGTATAAATTTAGGGTCACGAATAATGTGATTACCAGTCAGACGCTTAGCGGGTTGGTAAAAGGTTTGTTCCCTGGAGGACAAGAGTATGATGCTTGGATCCAGAGCGATAGTTGGGATTCTCTAGAGCCCTCCATCTGTAAGTTTTTTGTTTGTTTTTTTCTTCGCTAAATTCGactcttttttttttttttttttttttttttttttttttcttttcattATGCTAATACCATCGGATCGTTTAAGCGTGCGCTCTTAAAAATACAGTGGCTTCTGCCATCACCGACATTTCTAGCGAATGGGGTGTCCACCTTGACAGTTCTCTTGAGCTTCGGAAAAGGTTTTTCAACGTCTCGGGTATTGAATGGGATAATGACGCGGGTTGGAGTACGAGTTGGGATCAGTGAGTCTCCTCCCCCTTACCATAGGACAGATTGAGGATTTTATATTCAAAACTGATGTACTTCCCACTTCACCCTCGCCTAGTCCGTACGACAATCTCTCTGCAAAGCAATGTCACGGTAAACCCCTCCCATGTTCGTTGAACGATACTGCGATCTGTACCACGCAAGAGGACGCGGATGCGATCTACAGGCTTGGGAACTATGAATACGCTTACAAGTCAGTCCAGtggttttttttttttttttgttctcttttcctttttcctttttcctttttttgTTGTGGAAAAGACTGACGGAGAGGATGATACCAGATGGCGAATGGCAGAAAACTCGACTTTTTATAGCGCTTTAACAATGGGCGCGTGGTTCCGTGAGCTTCAAGGTCATATGAATGGCAAGATTGATGGTTCCAACAATGTCAAGTATTTCCACAAGTGAGTCACGACcttatatatatatatattgGACTAAAACGGTATGCGGGATAGTTTTGCCCATGATGGGTCTGTCTCTCCTGTTCTCGGTGTACTCCAGATCGACCAAGTatgtcttcttctccttctcttccgcATATCTTGAGAAGAATGACTGGAGACTGACTCGGAGATAGCCAATGTGGCCAGGGATGGGTACCGAAATCGTCTTTGAACTCTGGAAAAAGAATACctcgtcgtcgtcgtcgtcgtcgtcgtcgtctTCGGCATACTTTATTCGAGTCCTTTTGAGCGGTCAGCCACTCGAAACGTCGACGCCACTCGGTACACTCGACATGATTCCTTGGGACGAATTTGAACAGTACTTGAATGAGACTATCCCTGAGGATATAGTTGGGATGTGTGCTCAGGTCTAGGCTTGATAATGAATCATGTGCGGCGTGAGGGGGGGGGTGGATATTTAGCAAAAGGACATTTCACTTTGTAGATTGGGTAAATCGTGTTTATATAATGGGGTGAAAGAGTCATGCTATATTACTTATAAATGAATGATATATATCAGTCGAGTCGCCTTGCGTTGCCCACGGAACCAGATTCCCTCGACGCGTTCTCTTCCCTCAAAACTTGTAATAATACACAAATTCATTCCAAGTCTTTCGCGTCACTGCACATCCCCTTTATTCACCTAAGAGAAAAACCCGCCTCGCGATGCCGCCCAAAGGCTCCACCATCCACCCACCGAAACCGCCGGCTGACGCTCCGCCCACAGCGGCGAGTATCCAGATGAAGGCGAATAGTCTAGGGATCGGGGAGTACGAGTTGCCAAAGACGACGTTGACTAAACTTGCAAAGGGTTCTGTAAGTCAATCTGCCAGCGCTAGCTGGCAGTTGGTGGGGTGTGGGGCGTGGGGGGGGTGGGGGGCGGGGGATAGATGAAGGGGCTAATTGAAATGGATAGATTCCGGATAATGTGAAAATGCAGCAAGATGTAGTGTTGGCGCTTTTGAGGGGATCGACATTGTTCATCAGTTATCTCAGTACGTCCCATTGTCTTTTTCTACATCTGCCTAGGTTGACCATGTCCAATCTTTTAGCTGCGGCGTAAGTCCGAGCCCGAatctccacctcctctAGAAACGGAAGAAACGGAATAAAGGAAACTGATGTGAAGAAATATATATAGGGCGCACGACCAAGCGCTCGCAAGGAGTGGCCGAACCGTCACAGCCGCCGACGTTATCAAGGCTATCACCGAGATGGATTTCGGCCCTGCAGATGCGTTGGTTCCGATTATGGAACAAGAACTTGCCGGTGTGTCAATTCATCTAAAAGGGTGGATTTTAAATGAGCTAATGAATCCCGATGCCATGTTTTTAGCGTTTCGGAATATTCAGCAAAGAGCGAAAGCGGCAAAGAAACCGCCTGGGCCGGGACGTGGTCGTGGGCCGAGGAAATCGGCGGCGTCGACGAGGGCGGATGAGGATGTGGATATGGTAGAGGAGGGTGATGCGGGGGAGGGTGACGGTGATGGTGTAggggaggatgaggaggaggagggtgagcaggagcaagagcaagaagatgaagaagtaGATGCGGAAGATGATCTGGCTGGGGAACAGGACGAGGCTTAGTATTCAAAGCGTGTATAGAATAGAGTGGAAGAGTCATAGTTTTGTATTTCTGGTATGTACATTTACTTGGTTACCCATCTCCCGTCTTCTACTCCATCGCCTTTACCCGTCTTCTACTCCATCGCCTCGAGACAGAGACACGGCGCACAGCATTCGAgacagcagcagcaacatGCGCCGAGCCCACAGCAGGCGGCGGCTGCACCGACCCCGGGATCGCTGTCCTTTTCCTGGGGAGGGGGCCCGTTGTAGCCCATACCGTTGTTGGGGACGTATTGGCTGTGCATGGGCTGGTGGGGTTAGTGGTCTGTGGAGGGGGCGTATATATATGTGCGGGGGACCCTCCTTTGAAGGCACACAGCGAAAGGGGGGACACACTGCATACGGATTTCTCTACTGCACTACGCGGCCGACAACGCTGTACCGCTTTTCGAAGAACGCCTCCCACTGGTTCAGCGTGTTCATCTCCCCCTCGCTCAGCGCCGAGTAATCCGCCACCGCGTCCCTCGGGTCCAGCGACGACATCCCTGCACAGCTCAGCCGCGAACTCCGCTCCAGCCACACACACTCACCGAGTCCCCTGCTCCCGTCCTTGCCCGCAAACACATTGTACCCCTTCCCCGGCCCATACATCTCCCCGCGCGACGACACGTCGAATACCTTGCCCTTGATCGCCACGTAGATCGGCTTGGACGGGTCGGAGCCGTCGTGCTTGGCGAGTTGGGCGGGGGTGATCGGGTCATCCTACAGCGTCAGCTTCGGCGTCCGGGCTTCGGTATTCACCTTGGGAGGAGCGAGGTTCGCTGCAGGAGCGGACATGATCGAAGCACCCTACGCATATGGATCAGCCCCGTCCCACCGACTCGCCACGTACAGCCTGGGCCATTTTGCCTTTGCTGCCCTCTGCGTGGACACTCTGCGCGACTTCCTTGACTTGCTCCGTGAGCTGAGCTGCGGTGCTGTTGTTGCTGGTGCTGGTGTTGTGAGTGGTGACGAAGAGTGCAGCGACAGAGACGCCGAGTGCGGTTGCGATGAGGGCAGGGGTGGATGTGAGTGTGTCGTACCACGAGTTGGACATTGGGCGGAAGAGTTGTGAATGGTAGTGTCACCGAGAGCCGGCCGGTGATTTAACCGCGGCGGGGAATGACGATTTTCCTCTTATCCAGTCGCATTCTCCATAATCCTCATCCTTTCACAACTCGCAAGAATCAAAAGAGCGCATTCCGCTATGCATATATCATGCGTCCCATGCACCCACTACTGACAACAACTACTCACAAGCAGTCTCGGCAATCTTCACTGCTAACCATCTCACCACTGACGCACTTGGGATGACGAGTTTTATCAGAGATCTGTACGATTTCTTCCTGGACCATGACGAGTGGGTCGTCCCTGCCATATACCTCCCAGTATCACGCTCACACTCCCCTCTTCTCATTGTGTAGAGCGCTAAACCACCTCCCTGCAATCCTCGATCAACAAGCCGCCGAGGTGAGTCCAAGACTTTCAAGCTTATAGTAACTTGCAACTGATAACGCTTAACTGGGAATGGTACGTTAAGCAATCCCTAGGAGGTGTACGTTTCTCCAACGAATGGCTCCAACAACGTACAAAGATCGATCTGTTCCTCAAAGAACATACCGATGAATCTCTCACCATGGCCCTCAAAACCTTTGGTTCGTTCACCCCGCCCCGCCTCGCCTCTGTATGTTTAACTGATTTACTCTTTTACTAGCAAAAGTGATAGATACCCTCGATTTGTATGCACCCGCTCTCAAAGGTCTGACAGACGTACACGCATACGCATGTGAAACCCTAGAGAGTGTTATTTTCGATCAACAAAAAGCTGGTCAGAGGGGTCAGGCTGCTGCGTTCCTGTATGGTACGTACATGTACATGTCCATGTCCATGTGGTGTGGGTGGGGATGGGACAAGTGGTTGATGGAGATGGTATCGTTTTAGGGCAAGCGATGGCAATGTCGACGCTTACGTCTGAAGCGGTCACACTCGCTATCGAGAACCTGTACGGCcatctccttttcttccgAAACCATCTACTGACCTACCATCTACTGACCTACCATCTATTAACCTCCTGACATGACTACGATAAAGACTTCAAAGAGGCGACCATACAGCATCCAACCTCGCACTCTGCATCATCCTCGGCGTCGAACGCTCTAGCCCGCTCTTGTTTGAGAGCCACCTCCCAGAATTGTTACGACAAGTCCAGATGTCTGCTTTTTCCAACCACGTAAGTGTAacccccccccctcccAACCCAACGCAGATACTGTAAACCTTTACTGAATGACAATGTTACAGGACAAATCAGTCCCGCAAGAAGCTCTCATCCGCGCCCTCAAAATCTACTCCCCCTCTGAAAAAGCCTCATCCTGCCAAATGATTCTTCAAGCCACGCACGCCCTGCTTGAGGCTAGTATGCATCTATGTCGAGCGGCGGCGGGGGATGTGCGTGGGGAAAGTAAGGAGGGGTGGGGAGAAGCAGAGGTAGGCGTGTTTTGGACTTGTTTTTTGATTAAACATATGCCAATGGTATGTCCCCCTTCCCCCCCGCAGCTACGATTTTATTTTTTCATACTGACCTtttattcttcttctttgatAGACACTTCGCATGGACCTCGCGCATCGATACCCATCAACCATCCGTTCCCTCCCTATATtcaccctcctcctcccgcTTTCACTTTCGCCCTCGCTTCACTTATCCCCACAATGTCAGGCAGCGCTGTGTTTGGGTTTACCAGTGTTGGCGACGTGGGATACGTCCGAGTTTGTGGAATCGTCCGAGTTTGAGAGGACGGTCAGGTTCATGTCGTCAATGGCTCTTATATATGTGGACCGGGCCAAACGGTCGAATGGGATACAAGTGAACGGAAAACAGGAAaaagcagaagaagaagaagaagaagaagaagaaacgACTGAAAGGTTGGGGGTGGAAGCGATGAACGGTCTAGGCCAGCTAGCCAGCATCGTCCTCGACCGCTTCGAGCCATTCTTACAAGACGTCGGTCATATAGCACTTCATGCGCTATCATCATCCCATGCCAAACGCAAGACGACGCAAAAGGCAGCCCAGCGTCTCCTCGCGCGCCTCCTCGCCTCCCAAGGCCCGACGACGCTCGATATCATGATATCGTACCTCCATTCCCCACCCCACGTCCTGCTTGAAAATGTACACCTGTTGGAAATGATTGCCACGCTTTTACCGAATTTGGCGAAAAGAATTATACAGACACTAATGGATATTATTGATACCCTgcttgaagatgatgaaaagGATAAGAAAGATGAAAAAGGTGGGGGTCGGGCAAAAGGGGAGAAGGGGTGTAGGAGGGAGAGTGTGCTCGAAGCTTTGAATGTCTTTCCTCTACGTGGTGAGTTCTTACCAACCCAAGTGCGTacagaaaaaaaaagatgGGCTGACCGTGGAACGGGAAAACCAGATAATGATCTGGCGGCAAGAGCGCAAAAGCTCGTCTTGAAAAGTCTGGATGAAGATAACGGGAAAGAAGTAGTTATTGCGGCTTTGCAACTGGCTACCAACCCCGTCATCGCCACATCTCGTATCATGCACAATCTGACGTTTAAAATTGCCCAACTCCTTCTCGCCGATGGTAAGTAGGCCTCGGCCTCTTTCAACCAACCAACGGATACCAGACGAAACAAGATGCTAAAACCTTTTTTCCGACTTTGGGCAGATCCGTCAATAGTCCACACAGCGCTCTCCGTCCTGTCCAACCCTGCAGTCGCGAGCATGCTCAACGAAAGATCCTGTTCCATGATCCTCCTCGCTCTCCGTCAATCCCTCGAACCGAATATCCAAATCGTTGCCGCCAAATTACTCGCCCACCTCACAACAGTCCATCGGGCAATCGTCCAGCCTTTGGCTTGGAGTCATATCAGGCAGAGTTTGGGATTAATGGATTTCTTGGAAAGTGTTGATCCGATAAAGGCAATTATCGAAGCTTGTATAATAAGTAACCTCTTGTAAGTACCGCCCTCTTGCCGCCCTTTAAATCCTGTAATAAGGGACAAGGTGGCCAAATGACTGAAAACGTTTTCCGGCCTTTTAGACCCGCCCTCCCACCAAGCTTGCATAAAAAGTACGTCGGCCCAGTAAAAGAACTTATCATGGCCGGTCTTCGTCGTCAGCCTTGCGAAGAACCGCATGTCCTCTCTCTCGTATTTCAGGGCCTCTCCAACCTCGCTCGCTTTGAAGATTATTCATCCGCACAGCAGTCCCACCTCGTCCATGATCTCCTAGAGATGACACACGAGATACCCAAAGAATGCCAACATGCAGCTTTAAATGCGATCTCAAGCTTGTTGAGTGTGCCGAAAGACGGGTTGGATGTCTATGAGCTGTTGATCAAGGTGCATGCGAACGTTGGtgggggaagaggaaagggGTTGGATAATGATTTAAAGGCGTTGGTAAGTGGTATATATGGGCATTTAGGGACTGTTGAGAGGAATGTAAGTGATAAGAAATATCCATGTGCCAGAGCTATGCTGATCGATAGTGTGGTCAACTTGCAGCCTATAATCAGTCGAGTGGGTCCCTGATATGATTTGTTTTTCAGTTGTCGGCTAATGCTCTTCCTAGGATTCAAAAGCTGCAATCAATCGTGAAATGCTGAATTATACACCCAAAATCACCCACGCCTCCCGCATTTCCGAGGTTCGGGACCGTTACGGAGCTTTGCATCCTACAACCATCAACACCCTCCTCGCTGAAAACCTCCTTCAGGCACTTTCAACGTCGCTCAAAGCAACAGACGACCGATCACTCGTGCTTGAGATAATGTCCTGCCTCGGTATTCTGCAACCCCGTGCGATACCTGGTTTGATtcctgatcttcccaaTCTTATCATGAGCAAGCTGAAACATGCTCTCAAGTCGAGAGACAGCGCGAGAGATGTCAATTCCACCAATGTAAGCGTGGGGCTATTGTTTTTGAGCAGTACGATGCACATGAGCGGGTTATGGATGGAGAGGTATTGGGGAGATATGGCAGAGCTAATGGGAGAGTGTGTCAAGAATGGAGAAACATTGCCGGTACTGAGAGGACTGGATCTTGTTTTGGCAGCGATCAAGGATTAAAACGAGAATCGTATTCATGTACACCATACTATCAGCTGTCTATCAGTTGTAAAATATGCACTTTGCCCATCGTTCCTGTCTCAACTAAATAACATGTCCTCTATTATTGGATTTTTACTCATACAAGCACCGAGATGTACAGACCATCTAAAAGTTTTAGTAACACTTTAATCCTCATCAGactcttcatcatcttccgCGTCGTGGCCAGAGCTTCGTTTGAATAATTCTATAGTTTAAAAGTTAGTGTCCGATCGACAAGGAAGGGTGAATAACGTACTCATGATATCATCCATGGTCAACTTCATAACACCCTTGCCAGTCTGCCCGGACAGGGCAGCATTGGCCAGATCTCTCTTGCTGTTCTGAAGGATCAAAATACCTGGGATATCGGGTGAGCTTTGCTACAGAGAGCAGCACCATTGAAACTTACGATCCTCAACCGTCTCCTCGATAGTTAGCTTCCAGATGTTTACATCCAATTTTTGACCAAGTCTGTGAACCACATCAGCCACTATCCCATACAGGCCTAAAAGAATTCGTTCTACTCACCGATGAGCACGATCAAAGGCTTGGTCCTCCAGTCTTGAAGACAGTGTTGTCAGTTACAGGATACGGACGGTCGTTCAGAGGGGCTTACGCGGGGTTCCACCAAAGATCCATCAAGATGACATTATTGCAACATGTTAGATTAAGACCTAATTGTCACTGTCAGTACCTTGGCTACCCCATTAAGCGGACGAGACATACCGGTACTACCTGCTTTGAAAGAGATGAGAATGACTCGTGTCTTGGAGTCGTCACGGATCTTTGCCAAAGATTCTTGTCTATGATCGTTCCTCATAGACCCATCATCTGAGGATTTTTCAGCTAGCCATCCTCTTTCAACAGCAGTAGACACTGACATCGCACATATTTGATACTGTACTTTTTTAAATATGGCTCGACCAAATCTAAGAAGCTAGTAAACTGGGAGAACACTATGGTCTTCTCTTTGTTGCCGCTCTTCTCATCAATTTCTGAGAGAAGTTTGAGGAGCATACGGATCTTGGCACTGGTAGGAGGGAGAGCATCCTCGGAAGCACCTGATTGACGGCGAACTCGTTGTGCGATGTTTTCACAAGCGTCACAGTATTGTGCGGAATTGTCATCAAGCCTACAATATGATCATCAGCCCGTGGTCTGACATCACCGCTGATCGGGAAACTCACTTCATGAAGCACATCTGACAAGTTTTCCCCTTTGCGACCCCGAGACCACCAAGCAAGTCTGCCAATTCATCCGCTTCGTCCTTTTCTGGAGCAGTTGAGATAGAGGGCTTGGATACTGCATCGGTGATTGCATCGACATCGGTGTCTAAAGACTTTGTAACCAATGAAGGATGGACACAAGCTTTAAAGGATTACATTAGTGAACAATAGCAGTTGACACGGAAAGTGAGCCCACCTTGTCTTAGCCGAAGAAGCAAAGTCAATACCGAAGTATAATTGGCATTGGCAGTACCGCTTTTGACGAACTGCGCTCATACTTAGCATGCTGTAAACCTCTATAGTTAAGGTTGCTTACCTTGTTGAATGTCAACGTTGTCTTCTGCTCAAGCGCGTCATAAAATGCTCGTTCATCGGCGTCGAATGCACAAGGTAAGACCTGGACAGTTCTGCCAGGTAGGTTCAAGATCTTTTTACCGTCTAACGCTAGGCATCAGCATATCTTTCGGCGCGAGATGAATATAAGAACTATGCTTACCAATTTCAGCATCCTTGGTTCGTCGAAGCATGATAGCTTTCAAAACGACGTGCAGCCTCTTCATAGCAAGCTTTGTACGACCATCCTTGACAAGAGATGAGATACGCTCCTTGAAAACGTGCCAATCGTCAAGGGGTTTAGCACGCAAGAATTGGAATAAAGAGAAAAGTTCTTCGACGTTATTCTGAAAAGATGTTATTGTTTATATATAGCACAGAGAAAACATATCTCACTTGAATGGGGGTACTGAGAGCGATTGTCAGTAAATGGGGAACAATAGGACGCGACAAACAG comes from the Cryptococcus gattii WM276 chromosome M, complete sequence genome and includes:
- a CDS encoding DEAD/DEAH box helicase involved in nucleotide-excision repair, putative (Similar to TIGR gene model, INSD accession AAW46949.1), which produces MMEAIDVHSAATPPVGRPVVDLTEHSPSTPAGDAGGSKSSKSGQYYYSNSNYGSGSQVPVYDFYAGGNSVTLGDNRDIANRAKNGADYDLSSFGSSIPSKSKKPSACAYSSYIKPATPNAFRQEKVSQPKQTFARSAHQPAFGSGGYVNGWPSWVQPGGANPFIVPNPRPAIAPPKPANQDDDVPREAFNIDSVPITAEDYTRYNGDAEKHMQELLSGAIGDGEDEMGDDGMKEGEDTVEGFAKGIKLMPHQVRGVRWMEQRETGRKYGGILADDMGLGKTVQTLARIVEGKPTAAEKKAGYKAGTLIVAPLAVMEQWATECRTKTEPGRLKVTTHHGPSRTKSGKTLEGFDVVITTFQTLASEFGVKKAPKKKATMSALFDVKWLRIVVVEGEVSMVFDWNNVEELFSLFQFLRAKPLDDWHVFKERISSLVKDGRTKLAMKRLHVVLKAIMLRRTKDAEIDGKKILNLPGRTVQVLPCAFDADERAFYDALEQKTTLTFNKFVKSGTANANYTSVLTLLLRLRQACVHPSLVTKSLDTDVDAITDAVSKPSISTAPEKDEADELADLLGGLGVAKGKTCQMCFMKLDDNSAQYCDACENIAQRVRRQSGASEDALPPTSAKIRMLLKLLSEIDEKSGNKEKTIVFSQFTSFLDLVEPYLKKYSIKYVRYDGSMRNDHRQESLAKIRDDSKTRVILISFKAGSTGLNLTCCNNVILMDLWWNPALEDQAFDRAHRLGQKLDVNIWKLTIEETVEDRILILQNSKRDLANAALSGQTGKGVMKLTMDDIMSTLFTLPCRSDTNF